The following nucleotide sequence is from Rhodothermales bacterium.
CTCAATTCCTTGTAGCTGTTCAGGCGACGCAATGGCGAAAGTCGAAGTAAAGATGCCCCAGATGGGCGAGAGTATCACCGAGGGGACGATCATCACGTGGCACAAGCAGCCCGGTGAGGAGATCGAACAGGACGAGACACTTCTGGAGATCGGCACGGATAAGGTCGATACCGATGTGCCGGCGCCGGAGGCGGGTGTGCTTTCGGAGATTCTGGTTGCCGAGGGGGAAACGGTTGACGTCGGGACCGTCATTGCCGTCATAGAGACGGACGCAGCAGCCGCTACGTCGTCGGCATCGTCTGCATCGGCCACAGTGCCGGAGACTGAGTCAGAGAGCGCCGGCAAGCCTGAGTTGGTGATGGCTGATGCAGGTGCTGACGCGCCGGCCGCAGCCGTGGCGCCTGTGCCTGTTGGGACGTCGGAACCAGCGTCCAGTCCTGCGGCGGATACGGGACGGGAAGAGCGCGGCTCTACCGACGTGGCCGTGGACGTCGTAAT
It contains:
- a CDS encoding 2-oxoglutarate dehydrogenase, E2 component, dihydrolipoamide succinyltransferase, whose amino-acid sequence is MAKVEVKMPQMGESITEGTIITWHKQPGEEIEQDETLLEIGTDKVDTDVPAPEAGVLSEILVAEGETVDVGTVIAVIETDAAAATSSASSASATVPETESESAGKPELVMADAGADAPAAAVAPVPVGTSEPASSPAADTGREERGSTDVAVDVVMPKMGESIIEGTIIAWHKQPGDSIDLDEVLLEIATDKVDT